One stretch of Rathayibacter festucae DSM 15932 DNA includes these proteins:
- the hisB gene encoding imidazoleglycerol-phosphate dehydratase HisB, with product MTSSSAAPGRTASLRRATSESSIELSIDLDGTGVADLSTGVPFFDHLLTAFAKHSLTDLTVRATGDIEIDIHHTAEDIGIVLGTAIKQALGDKAGISRFGDALVPLDEALVQAVVDISGRPYLVHGGEPEGFALHLIGGHFTGSMVRHVFEAIAFNAGLTVHVTVLGGRDPHHIAEAEFKAFARAFRQAKAFDPLVAGVPSTKGAL from the coding sequence ATGACCTCCTCGAGCGCCGCTCCCGGGCGCACCGCCTCCCTCCGTCGTGCCACCAGCGAGTCGAGCATCGAGCTGTCGATCGACCTCGACGGCACCGGTGTCGCGGACCTCTCCACCGGCGTGCCCTTCTTCGATCACCTGCTGACGGCGTTCGCGAAGCACTCGCTGACCGACCTGACCGTCCGCGCCACCGGCGACATCGAGATCGACATCCACCACACCGCCGAGGACATCGGCATCGTGCTCGGCACCGCGATCAAGCAGGCGCTCGGCGACAAGGCCGGCATCTCCCGCTTCGGCGACGCCCTCGTCCCGCTCGACGAGGCGCTGGTCCAGGCCGTGGTCGACATCTCCGGCCGTCCCTACCTCGTGCACGGCGGCGAGCCGGAGGGCTTCGCGCTGCACCTGATCGGCGGCCACTTCACCGGATCGATGGTCCGCCACGTCTTCGAGGCGATCGCCTTCAACGCCGGCCTGACCGTGCACGTCACCGTGCTCGGCGGGCGCGATCCGCACCACATCGCCGAGGCCGAGTTCAAGGCGTTCGCGCGCGCGTTCCGCCAGGCCAAGGCCTTCGATCCGCTGGTCGCCGGGGTGCCGTCGACGAAGGGCGCGCTGTGA
- a CDS encoding regulatory protein RecX, which yields MAFLPWVKDDGAAAEVVEPAVDAIAELSAHVARRDAAPSRAPGRSSRSDDSAADVAEDDSPEEDSFAEDLPEEPDPEQIADRIVRGLSRKSLSVAEVEARLYTEGVAEKDAIDILERFTRFGYLDDYKMAESLVIQLRERKKLGRSSIMQELRARKLDPDAIATALDEFDGDDEYRTAMELARKRLPSLRSLSDEVAERRLSGFLARRGYAGALVQRVVRETVRKPGSSVRFR from the coding sequence GTGGCCTTCCTCCCCTGGGTCAAGGACGACGGGGCGGCCGCCGAGGTGGTCGAGCCCGCTGTCGACGCGATCGCAGAGCTCTCGGCGCACGTCGCGCGTCGGGACGCGGCGCCCTCGAGGGCTCCGGGCCGGTCGTCCCGATCGGACGACTCCGCGGCGGACGTCGCAGAGGACGACTCCCCGGAGGAGGACTCCTTCGCGGAGGATCTCCCCGAGGAGCCCGACCCCGAGCAGATCGCCGACCGCATCGTCCGCGGCCTGTCGCGGAAGAGCCTCTCGGTCGCCGAGGTCGAGGCGCGCCTCTACACCGAGGGCGTCGCCGAGAAGGACGCGATCGACATCCTCGAGCGCTTCACCCGCTTCGGCTATCTCGACGACTACAAGATGGCGGAGTCGCTGGTGATCCAGCTGCGCGAGCGCAAGAAGCTCGGTCGCTCGTCGATCATGCAGGAGCTGCGCGCCCGCAAGCTCGACCCGGATGCGATCGCGACGGCGCTGGACGAGTTCGACGGCGACGACGAGTACCGCACCGCGATGGAGCTCGCGCGCAAGCGCCTGCCGAGCCTGCGGTCGCTCTCCGATGAGGTCGCCGAGCGCCGCCTCTCCGGGTTCCTCGCTCGTCGCGGCTACGCCGGCGCACTGGTGCAGCGCGTCGTCCGCGAGACGGTGCGCAAGCCCGGCTCGAGCGTCCGCTTCCGCTGA
- the hflX gene encoding GTPase HflX, translated as MTEDLNETDTTEAVDVVSRVLANAQSRSSGYSRFVAGGAQALQSAGGDVERDAEQTSDGDQFDREDRQALRRVAGLSTELEDVTEVEYRQLRLENVVLIGVYSQGSIEDAENSLHELAALAETAGATVLDGLLQRRPHPDPSTYLGKGKAEELAGLVAALGADTVVADTELAPSQRRSLEDVVKVKVIDRTAVILDIFSQHATSREGKAQVELAQLEYLLPRLRGWGESMSRQAGGQVGAGAGMGSRGPGETKIELDRRRIHTRMARLRKQITAMKPAREAKRANRKRNAVPSVAIAGYTNAGKSSLLNRMTHAGVLVENSLFATLDATIRKSETPDGRGYTLADTVGFVRALPHQLVEAFRSTLEEVADSDIIVHVVDASHPDPAGQIATVRDVIGEVGARSIPEIIAFNKSDLVDEGQRLVLRGLAPGAVFVSARTGEGMDELQAKIAEILPEPQIEIDLLVPYDRGDVVSSLHRNGRILSTQYVEGGTHVHALVHEDLAGSLGEFAAPVAAVEV; from the coding sequence ATGACGGAAGACCTGAACGAGACCGACACGACCGAGGCCGTGGACGTCGTCTCGCGGGTCCTGGCGAACGCGCAGTCGCGCTCGTCGGGATATTCGCGGTTCGTCGCGGGCGGAGCCCAGGCGCTGCAGAGCGCCGGAGGCGACGTCGAGCGCGACGCCGAGCAGACCAGCGACGGCGATCAGTTCGATCGCGAGGACCGGCAGGCGCTGCGGCGCGTGGCCGGCCTCTCCACCGAGCTCGAGGACGTCACCGAGGTCGAGTACCGCCAGCTGCGCCTCGAGAACGTGGTGCTGATCGGCGTGTACTCGCAGGGCTCGATCGAGGACGCGGAGAACTCGCTGCACGAGCTCGCCGCCCTGGCCGAGACCGCGGGAGCGACCGTCCTGGACGGTCTGCTGCAGCGCCGGCCGCACCCCGATCCGAGCACCTACCTGGGCAAGGGCAAGGCGGAGGAGCTCGCCGGGCTCGTCGCCGCCCTCGGCGCCGACACGGTCGTCGCCGACACCGAGCTGGCTCCGAGCCAGCGCCGCTCGCTGGAGGACGTGGTGAAGGTCAAGGTCATCGACCGCACGGCCGTCATCCTCGACATCTTCAGCCAGCACGCCACGAGCCGCGAGGGCAAGGCGCAGGTCGAGCTCGCGCAGCTCGAGTACCTGCTGCCGCGCCTGCGCGGCTGGGGCGAGTCGATGTCCCGCCAGGCCGGTGGCCAGGTCGGCGCCGGCGCCGGCATGGGCTCGCGTGGTCCGGGTGAGACGAAGATCGAGCTCGACCGCCGCCGCATCCACACCCGCATGGCGCGCCTGCGCAAGCAGATCACCGCGATGAAGCCCGCCCGGGAGGCGAAGCGCGCCAACCGCAAGCGCAACGCGGTGCCGTCGGTCGCCATCGCCGGCTACACCAACGCCGGCAAGTCCAGCCTGCTCAACCGGATGACGCACGCGGGCGTGCTCGTCGAGAACTCGCTCTTCGCGACACTCGACGCGACGATCCGCAAGTCCGAGACCCCGGACGGGCGCGGCTACACGCTCGCCGACACCGTCGGCTTCGTGCGCGCCCTGCCGCACCAGCTGGTGGAGGCGTTCCGCTCGACCCTGGAGGAGGTCGCCGACTCGGACATCATCGTCCACGTCGTCGACGCCTCGCACCCGGACCCCGCGGGGCAGATCGCGACCGTCCGGGACGTCATCGGCGAGGTGGGTGCACGGAGCATCCCCGAGATCATCGCGTTCAACAAGTCCGATCTCGTCGACGAGGGCCAGCGGCTCGTGCTGCGCGGTCTCGCCCCCGGCGCCGTCTTCGTGTCGGCGCGCACCGGCGAGGGGATGGACGAGCTCCAGGCGAAGATCGCCGAGATCCTGCCGGAGCCGCAGATCGAGATCGACCTGCTCGTGCCGTACGACCGCGGCGACGTGGTCTCCTCGCTGCACCGCAACGGCCGGATCCTCTCGACGCAGTACGTCGAGGGCGGCACGCACGTCCACGCGCTCGTGCACGAGGACCTCGCCGGCTCGCTCGGCGAGTTCGCGGCTCCCGTCGCCGCCGTCGAGGTGTAG
- the miaA gene encoding tRNA (adenosine(37)-N6)-dimethylallyltransferase MiaA: protein MASAERAAPALLTVVGATGTGKSDLSLALAAAIRASGGAAEVVNADAMQLYRGMDIGTAKLPQEERQGVPHHLLDVLEVTEDASVARYQREARAVIDDVLARGATPILVGGSGLYVSSVIFEFSFAGTDPAVRRSLEETAEREGSAVLFERLRAVDAEVAARIGPHNVRRIVRALEITELTGSPNSALMSDTPVPWRPSTVLALSAPRDVLVERLDRRVERMWAGGMLDEVERLVPLGIERGVTASRAIGYAQALAQRSGELTQEEAIASTQALTRRYARRQNSWFRRYQAARWLPFDAPDLLEQALALAQVGAPAPR, encoded by the coding sequence ATGGCGAGCGCTGAGCGGGCGGCGCCCGCCCTCCTCACCGTCGTCGGCGCCACGGGCACCGGCAAGTCCGACCTCTCGCTCGCCCTCGCCGCCGCGATCCGCGCGTCCGGCGGTGCGGCCGAGGTCGTCAACGCCGACGCGATGCAGCTCTACCGCGGCATGGACATCGGGACCGCGAAGCTCCCGCAGGAGGAACGCCAGGGCGTGCCGCACCACCTGCTCGACGTCCTCGAGGTCACCGAGGACGCCTCCGTCGCCCGGTACCAGCGTGAGGCCCGCGCCGTGATCGACGACGTCCTGGCGCGCGGCGCGACCCCGATCCTCGTCGGCGGCTCCGGCCTCTACGTCTCGAGCGTGATCTTCGAGTTCTCCTTCGCCGGCACCGATCCCGCGGTCCGGCGGTCCCTCGAGGAGACGGCCGAGCGCGAGGGGTCCGCGGTGCTCTTCGAGCGGCTCCGCGCCGTCGACGCCGAGGTCGCCGCGCGGATCGGCCCGCACAACGTCCGACGGATCGTGCGCGCTCTCGAGATCACCGAGCTCACCGGCTCGCCGAACAGCGCGCTGATGTCGGACACCCCCGTCCCGTGGCGCCCGAGCACGGTCCTCGCGCTGTCCGCACCGCGGGACGTCCTCGTCGAGCGGCTCGACCGCCGGGTCGAGCGGATGTGGGCGGGCGGCATGCTCGACGAGGTCGAGCGCCTCGTGCCGCTCGGCATCGAGCGGGGCGTCACCGCCAGCCGGGCCATCGGCTACGCCCAGGCGCTCGCGCAGCGCTCGGGCGAGCTGACCCAGGAGGAGGCGATCGCCTCCACCCAGGCGCTCACCCGCCGCTACGCCCGCCGGCAGAACAGCTGGTTCCGCCGCTACCAGGCGGCGCGCTGGCTCCCGTTCGACGCTCCTGACCTCCTCGAGCAGGCGCTCGCCCTCGCCCAGGTCGGGGCTCCAGCGCCTCGCTAG
- the miaB gene encoding tRNA (N6-isopentenyl adenosine(37)-C2)-methylthiotransferase MiaB, translating to MSTLGPVTSPLVDARPRTYEVRTFGCQMNVHDSERLSGSLEAAGYVSADGAEADIVVINTCAVRENADNKLYGNLGHLASVKRRHEGMQIAVGGCLAQKDKNVILEKAPWVDVVFGTHNMGALPRLLERARHNDEAQLEILESLDVFPSTLPTKRDSTYSGWVSISVGCNNTCTFCIVPALRGKEKDRRPGDVLAEIQALVDDGAIEVTLLGQNVNSYGVEFGDRQAFSKLLRAAGTIDGLERIRFTSPHPAAFTDDVIDAMAETPAVMPQLHMPLQSGSDRILKAMRRSYRSERFLGILDRVRDRIPHAAISTDIIVGFPGETEADFQETLRVVEAARFASAFTFQYSIRPGTPAATLPDQIPKAVVQERFERLAALQDSISESENRTVVGRRVEVLVATGEGRRDSETHRLSGRAEDSRLVHFDVPAGSEQPRPGDVVSVEVTRAAPFYLIAGSIDGAPLQVRRTRAGDAWDRAQTESCGVPAAPDTTGAPRVSLGLPSLRLRPITPAAPETLTTPIYDALDGER from the coding sequence ATGAGCACGCTCGGTCCGGTGACCTCCCCCCTCGTCGATGCGCGGCCGAGGACCTACGAGGTCCGCACCTTCGGCTGCCAGATGAACGTCCACGACTCCGAGCGGCTGAGCGGCTCGCTCGAGGCGGCCGGCTACGTCTCGGCCGACGGCGCCGAGGCCGACATCGTCGTCATCAACACCTGCGCCGTCCGCGAGAACGCGGATAACAAGCTCTACGGCAACCTCGGCCACCTCGCCTCGGTGAAGCGCCGGCACGAGGGCATGCAGATCGCCGTCGGCGGCTGCCTCGCGCAGAAGGACAAGAACGTCATCCTCGAGAAGGCTCCGTGGGTCGACGTCGTCTTCGGGACGCACAACATGGGGGCGCTGCCGAGACTGCTCGAGCGGGCCCGGCACAACGACGAGGCCCAACTCGAGATCCTCGAGTCGCTCGACGTCTTCCCCTCGACGCTGCCGACCAAGCGCGACTCGACCTACAGCGGCTGGGTCTCCATCTCCGTCGGCTGCAACAACACCTGCACCTTCTGCATCGTCCCCGCACTGCGCGGCAAGGAGAAGGACCGCCGTCCCGGCGACGTGCTCGCCGAGATCCAGGCACTCGTCGACGACGGTGCGATCGAGGTCACCCTCCTCGGCCAGAACGTGAACTCCTACGGTGTCGAGTTCGGTGACCGGCAGGCGTTCTCGAAGCTGCTCCGTGCCGCGGGCACGATCGACGGGCTCGAGCGGATCCGCTTCACCAGCCCGCACCCGGCCGCCTTCACCGACGACGTCATCGACGCGATGGCCGAGACGCCGGCCGTCATGCCGCAGCTGCACATGCCGCTGCAGTCCGGCTCCGACCGCATCCTCAAGGCGATGCGCCGCTCCTACCGCTCCGAGCGCTTCCTCGGGATCCTCGACCGCGTCCGCGACCGGATCCCGCACGCGGCGATCAGCACCGACATCATCGTCGGCTTCCCCGGCGAGACCGAGGCCGACTTCCAGGAGACCCTGCGCGTGGTCGAGGCGGCCCGCTTCGCCTCCGCCTTCACCTTCCAGTACTCCATCCGCCCGGGGACGCCCGCGGCGACGCTGCCCGACCAGATCCCGAAGGCCGTCGTCCAGGAGCGCTTCGAGCGCCTGGCCGCGCTGCAGGACTCGATCAGCGAGAGCGAGAACCGCACGGTCGTCGGGCGCCGGGTCGAGGTGCTCGTCGCGACCGGCGAAGGCCGCCGCGACAGCGAGACGCACCGACTCAGCGGCCGCGCCGAGGACAGCCGCCTCGTCCACTTCGACGTCCCGGCCGGCTCCGAGCAGCCGCGCCCCGGCGACGTCGTCAGCGTCGAGGTCACCCGCGCCGCGCCCTTCTACCTGATCGCCGGCTCGATCGACGGTGCTCCGCTGCAGGTCCGCCGCACCCGCGCCGGCGACGCCTGGGACCGCGCGCAGACGGAGTCCTGCGGCGTCCCCGCCGCGCCGGACACCACGGGAGCACCGAGGGTCTCGCTCGGCCTGCCCTCGCTCCGCCTCCGCCCGATCACGCCGGCCGCGCCGGAGACGCTGACCACGCCGATCTACGACGCCCTCGATGGCGAGCGCTGA
- a CDS encoding LysM peptidoglycan-binding domain-containing protein, giving the protein MTAQPSTIAQHQPSAQHVTPAEQPGARTRLRLTRRGRAVLATLGALPLVAGAFVFGLNGGGAVASGESADVEFQYVTVRAGESLWSLAEELAPDSDPRDVVYDIQSLNQLANAGLEPGQRLAIPAQYDLAD; this is encoded by the coding sequence ATGACCGCACAGCCCTCCACCATCGCGCAGCACCAGCCCTCCGCGCAGCACGTCACCCCTGCCGAGCAGCCCGGTGCGCGCACCCGCCTGCGCCTGACCCGTCGTGGTCGCGCCGTCCTCGCGACGCTCGGCGCCCTGCCCCTCGTCGCGGGCGCCTTCGTCTTCGGACTCAACGGCGGCGGAGCCGTCGCCTCGGGCGAGAGCGCCGACGTTGAGTTCCAGTACGTCACCGTCCGCGCCGGCGAGTCCCTCTGGTCCCTCGCGGAGGAGCTCGCACCGGACTCCGACCCGCGCGACGTCGTCTACGACATCCAGTCGCTCAACCAGCTGGCGAACGCCGGCCTCGAGCCCGGGCAGCGCCTCGCGATCCCGGCGCAGTACGACCTCGCGGACTGA
- the hisH gene encoding imidazole glycerol phosphate synthase subunit HisH has product MSGARPSVVVYDYGSGNVHSAVKALELAGADVELTSDRTRALEADGLLVPGVGAFSAVMSALTAARGGEIIEKRLAGGRPVLGICVGMQVLFERGVERGVESEGLGEWPGTVDLLPAEVVPHMGWNTVDVPTGSRLFDGIEDERFYFVHSYGAREWTLDVMPPFPRPAVTWADHGGRFIAAVENGPLSATQFHPEKSGAAGLRLLSNWLGGLRTN; this is encoded by the coding sequence GTGAGCGGCGCCCGGCCGTCCGTCGTCGTCTACGACTACGGCTCCGGCAACGTCCACTCGGCCGTCAAGGCGCTCGAGCTCGCCGGTGCCGACGTCGAGCTGACCTCCGACCGCACCCGCGCCCTCGAGGCCGACGGCCTGCTGGTCCCGGGGGTCGGCGCGTTCAGTGCGGTGATGTCGGCGCTGACGGCGGCGCGCGGCGGCGAGATCATCGAGAAGCGCCTCGCCGGCGGTCGCCCGGTGCTCGGCATCTGCGTCGGGATGCAGGTGCTCTTCGAGCGCGGCGTCGAGCGCGGCGTCGAGAGCGAGGGCCTGGGGGAGTGGCCGGGAACGGTCGACCTGCTCCCCGCCGAGGTCGTGCCGCACATGGGCTGGAACACCGTCGACGTGCCCACCGGCTCGCGGCTGTTCGACGGCATCGAGGACGAGCGCTTCTACTTCGTGCACTCGTACGGCGCCCGGGAGTGGACGCTGGACGTCATGCCGCCGTTCCCGCGCCCGGCCGTCACCTGGGCCGACCACGGCGGCCGCTTCATCGCCGCGGTGGAGAACGGCCCGCTCTCGGCGACGCAGTTCCACCCCGAGAAGTCCGGCGCCGCGGGCCTGCGCCTGCTCTCGAATTGGCTGGGCGGGCTCCGCACGAACTAG
- the priA gene encoding bifunctional 1-(5-phosphoribosyl)-5-((5-phosphoribosylamino)methylideneamino)imidazole-4-carboxamide isomerase/phosphoribosylanthranilate isomerase PriA — MSEFTKAPGLVLLPAIDVAGGKAVRLTQGEAGTETNYGDPIDAAGDWADQGAEWIHLVDLDAAFGRGDNHGIMKKVIRQVKGVNVELSGGIRDDRSLESALNAGAKRINLGTAALENPEWAASVIAQYGDQIAVGLDVRGTTLAARGWTKEGGDLWQVLERLEEAGCTRYVVTDVTKDGTLKGPNLELLEQVMARTHRPVIASGGISNLDDIAALRDLVPQGLEGAIVGKALYAGAFTLAEALDVASE; from the coding sequence ATGAGCGAGTTCACCAAGGCCCCGGGCCTGGTCCTTCTCCCCGCGATCGACGTGGCCGGCGGCAAGGCCGTCCGCCTGACGCAGGGCGAGGCGGGCACCGAGACGAACTACGGCGACCCGATCGACGCGGCCGGCGACTGGGCCGACCAGGGCGCGGAGTGGATCCACCTCGTCGATCTCGACGCCGCCTTCGGCCGCGGTGACAACCACGGCATCATGAAGAAGGTCATCCGCCAGGTCAAGGGCGTCAACGTCGAGCTCTCCGGCGGCATCCGCGACGACCGCAGCCTGGAGTCCGCGCTCAACGCCGGGGCGAAGCGCATCAACCTCGGCACGGCCGCTCTGGAGAACCCGGAGTGGGCCGCCAGCGTCATCGCGCAGTACGGCGACCAGATCGCGGTCGGCCTCGACGTGCGCGGCACCACCCTCGCGGCGCGCGGCTGGACCAAGGAGGGCGGCGACCTCTGGCAGGTCCTCGAGCGCCTCGAGGAGGCCGGCTGCACCCGCTACGTCGTCACCGACGTCACCAAGGACGGCACCCTCAAGGGCCCGAACCTCGAGCTGCTCGAGCAGGTCATGGCGCGCACCCACCGCCCCGTCATCGCCTCGGGCGGCATCTCCAACCTCGACGACATCGCGGCGCTCCGCGACCTCGTGCCGCAGGGCCTCGAGGGCGCGATCGTCGGCAAGGCGCTCTACGCCGGAGCGTTCACGCTCGCCGAGGCGCTCGACGTCGCCTCCGAGTGA
- the lexA gene encoding transcriptional repressor LexA, with protein MLDAIQRSVSSRGYPPSMREIGDAVGLASLSSVTHQLNQLELSGYLRRDPNRPRALEILIDVPSSTEDDGSFESTATVADAAMVPLVGRIAAGVPIMADQQIDEVFPLPRQLVGKGELFMLKVVGESMIDAAICDGDWVVVRSQRTAENGEIVAAMLDGEATVKVLRQRDGHTWLLPRNSNFEPILGDEAEVLGKIVAVLRSV; from the coding sequence ATCCTCGACGCCATCCAGCGCTCGGTGTCCAGCCGCGGCTATCCGCCGAGCATGCGGGAGATCGGCGACGCCGTCGGCCTCGCCTCGCTCTCCAGCGTGACCCACCAGCTCAACCAGCTCGAGCTGAGCGGGTATCTGCGCCGCGATCCCAACCGCCCCCGGGCGCTCGAGATCCTCATCGACGTGCCGAGCTCGACCGAGGACGACGGCTCGTTCGAGTCGACGGCGACGGTCGCCGACGCGGCGATGGTGCCGCTGGTGGGCCGGATCGCGGCGGGCGTGCCGATCATGGCGGACCAGCAGATCGACGAGGTCTTCCCGCTCCCCCGCCAGCTGGTCGGCAAGGGCGAGCTCTTCATGCTCAAGGTGGTCGGCGAGTCGATGATCGACGCCGCCATCTGCGACGGCGACTGGGTCGTCGTCCGCTCGCAGCGCACCGCGGAGAACGGCGAGATCGTCGCCGCGATGCTCGACGGCGAGGCGACCGTCAAGGTCCTCCGCCAGCGCGACGGCCACACCTGGCTGCTCCCCCGCAACTCCAACTTCGAGCCGATCCTCGGCGACGAGGCCGAGGTCCTCGGCAAGATCGTCGCGGTGCTCCGCTCCGTCTGA
- a CDS encoding class I SAM-dependent methyltransferase yields the protein MAAEHYFTSTPDGDLRPRRISARIAGRDLEVTTAGGVFSPGHVDLGTRVLLDAVPDAPASGDLLDLGCGWGPISLALALGSPDARVWAVDVNQRALELVRRNCAELGVSNVNAVLPEDVPEDVRFAAVWSNPPIRVGKAELHALLERWLPRLEPEAEAWLVVQRNLGADSLLTWLTETFEGRLEVDRISSAKGFRVIRTTRTA from the coding sequence ATGGCCGCCGAGCACTACTTCACCAGCACTCCCGACGGCGACCTCCGACCCCGCAGGATCAGCGCCCGGATCGCCGGCCGCGACCTCGAGGTCACGACCGCCGGCGGGGTGTTCAGCCCCGGCCACGTCGATCTCGGCACCCGGGTCCTGCTGGACGCGGTCCCCGACGCCCCCGCGAGCGGGGACCTCCTGGATCTCGGCTGCGGCTGGGGACCGATCTCGCTCGCCCTGGCGCTCGGCTCCCCCGACGCCCGGGTGTGGGCGGTCGACGTCAACCAGCGGGCGCTCGAGCTCGTCCGCCGCAACTGCGCAGAACTCGGTGTCTCCAATGTCAACGCCGTGCTGCCCGAGGATGTTCCCGAGGACGTCCGCTTCGCCGCCGTCTGGTCGAACCCGCCGATCCGGGTCGGCAAGGCCGAGCTGCACGCACTGCTCGAGCGCTGGCTGCCGCGCCTCGAGCCGGAAGCGGAGGCATGGCTCGTCGTCCAGCGCAATCTCGGCGCCGACTCGCTGCTGACCTGGCTGACCGAGACGTTCGAGGGCCGGCTCGAGGTCGACCGGATCTCCTCCGCCAAGGGCTTCCGCGTCATCCGCACCACGCGCACCGCCTGA
- the dapF gene encoding diaminopimelate epimerase, with product MTIELHFTKGQGTGNDFVLFSDPDGEVDLSPAQIAMICDRHFGVGADGIIRAVRSRALADGAAALEQEPEAEWFMDYRNADGSIAEMCGNGIRVYAAFLLAGGLATLEQGDTLPIGTRAGVRDVTRSGAGFQVDLGRWELAGGEPLVRAKELKVPRPGLGLDLGNPHIVVALSNDEELDEADLSYIPQIEPEPADGANVEFVVPGEPLVHDGIGRIRMRVHERGSGETLSCGTGAAAAALAVRYWAGARAPQSWRVEVPGGTLGVTMFPTEEGEHVGLSGPADLVYTGTIRID from the coding sequence ATGACGATCGAGCTGCACTTCACCAAGGGCCAGGGCACCGGCAACGACTTCGTGCTCTTCAGCGACCCGGACGGTGAGGTGGACCTCTCGCCCGCGCAGATCGCGATGATCTGCGACCGGCACTTCGGCGTCGGCGCCGACGGCATCATCCGCGCGGTCCGCTCCCGCGCCCTCGCCGACGGCGCGGCCGCCCTCGAGCAGGAGCCCGAGGCGGAGTGGTTCATGGACTACCGCAACGCCGATGGCTCGATCGCCGAGATGTGCGGCAACGGCATCCGCGTCTACGCGGCGTTCCTGCTCGCCGGCGGTCTCGCGACCCTCGAGCAGGGCGACACCCTCCCCATCGGCACGCGCGCCGGGGTCCGCGACGTCACCCGCAGCGGTGCCGGCTTCCAGGTCGACCTCGGCCGCTGGGAGCTGGCCGGCGGCGAGCCGCTCGTCCGGGCCAAGGAGCTGAAGGTGCCGCGTCCCGGTCTCGGGCTCGACCTCGGCAACCCGCACATCGTCGTCGCGCTGAGCAACGACGAGGAGCTGGACGAGGCCGACCTCAGCTACATCCCGCAGATCGAGCCGGAGCCGGCCGACGGGGCGAACGTCGAGTTCGTCGTGCCGGGCGAGCCGCTGGTGCACGACGGCATCGGCCGGATCCGGATGCGCGTCCACGAGCGCGGCAGCGGCGAGACGCTCAGCTGCGGCACGGGCGCCGCCGCGGCGGCCCTCGCCGTGCGCTACTGGGCCGGAGCGCGCGCTCCGCAGTCCTGGCGCGTGGAGGTCCCCGGCGGCACGCTGGGCGTGACGATGTTCCCGACCGAGGAGGGCGAGCACGTCGGCCTGTCCGGCCCGGCCGACCTCGTCTACACCGGCACGATCCGGATCGACTAG
- a CDS encoding histidinol-phosphate transaminase: protein MTTLDDLPLRDDLRGQQPYGAPQAVVPVALNVNENTHPVPDDVIADIVERVSVALRTVNRYPDREFRELRDSLAGYLGHGLTADSIWAANGSNEVLQHVLQAFGGPGRSLLGFSPTYSMYSILASGSGTRWVGVDREDDFRVSASYAADAVRRERPDIVFLCAPNNPTGTPLDLETIAAVYDATDGIVVVDEAYAEFAGRDAPTALSLLEGRPRLLVSRTMSKAFAFAGVRLGYLAADPAVVDALRLVRLPYHLSALTQAAATAALAHADEMLAMVGEIIVQRDRMIDGLRELGYTPHETGSNFVLFGGVADPGAMFEALLARGILIRDVGIPNHLRVSAGTEAETTAFLEAVAALPAPSADPAVALARE, encoded by the coding sequence GTGACGACTCTCGACGATCTCCCCCTCCGCGACGACCTGCGCGGTCAGCAGCCCTACGGCGCTCCGCAAGCCGTCGTGCCCGTGGCCCTCAACGTCAACGAGAACACCCACCCGGTCCCTGACGACGTCATCGCCGACATCGTCGAGCGGGTGTCCGTCGCCCTCCGCACGGTGAACCGCTACCCCGATCGCGAGTTCCGGGAGCTGCGCGACTCCCTGGCCGGCTACCTCGGCCACGGTCTGACCGCCGACTCGATCTGGGCTGCCAACGGCTCGAACGAGGTCCTCCAGCACGTCCTGCAGGCCTTCGGCGGCCCCGGCCGCTCACTGCTCGGCTTCTCGCCGACCTACTCGATGTACTCGATCCTCGCCTCCGGCAGCGGCACGCGCTGGGTAGGCGTCGACCGCGAGGACGACTTCCGGGTGTCCGCGTCGTACGCCGCCGACGCGGTGCGCCGCGAGCGCCCCGACATCGTCTTCCTCTGCGCGCCGAACAACCCCACCGGAACCCCGCTGGACCTCGAGACGATCGCCGCCGTCTACGACGCGACCGACGGCATCGTCGTCGTCGACGAGGCCTACGCCGAGTTCGCCGGCCGTGACGCGCCGACCGCCCTCAGCCTCCTCGAGGGCCGCCCTCGCCTGCTCGTCTCCCGCACGATGAGCAAGGCCTTCGCCTTCGCCGGCGTCCGCCTCGGCTACCTCGCCGCGGACCCCGCCGTCGTCGACGCCCTCCGCCTGGTGCGCCTGCCGTACCACCTCTCCGCGCTGACCCAGGCGGCCGCGACCGCGGCGCTCGCCCACGCGGACGAGATGCTCGCGATGGTGGGCGAGATCATCGTCCAGCGCGACCGGATGATCGACGGACTGCGCGAGCTCGGCTACACCCCGCACGAGACCGGCAGCAACTTCGTCCTCTTCGGCGGCGTCGCCGACCCCGGCGCGATGTTCGAGGCGCTGCTCGCGCGGGGCATCCTGATCCGCGACGTCGGCATCCCGAACCACCTGCGAGTGAGCGCGGGCACCGAGGCCGAGACCACCGCCTTCCTCGAGGCGGTCGCCGCGCTGCCCGCCCCGTCGGCGGACCCCGCGGTCGCCCTGGCCCGCGAATAG